In the genome of Flavobacteriaceae bacterium YJPT1-3, the window CTTAAGCATTACATTAATCTTGCAGCCAGTGAGGAGGTGATTCCGCAGGCTCGAGCGTTGGTATCCGAGCATTTGCTTAACCTGGCCGCTTCCTTTAAGGGAGGGTCAGCTCAGGAAAGGTACATGGCATTGCAGATCGAACGTTATATGGAGGAACCCGATAAGTTTAAGGTGATCCCGTCACCAAAGATCCCTGATGGGTCACCTATTGGAACCTCTCCTTGTACCCTGACTGAATAATGAGCGAGATCGCCCTACAGAAGATTATTGATCTGCTGCCGTACAGCAAGCCTTTCCTTTTCGTGGACGGCCTGGATCGTATGGAGAGCGATCATTGTGAGGGGCACTTCACTTTTCCCAAGGATTCCTTTTTTTATGAGGGTCACTTTAAGGACTATCCGGTGACCCCGGGGGTAATTCTCACCGAGTGCATGGCTCAAATTGGGGTTGTTTGTTTGGGCATTTATAATTTATTGTTAGAAGGCTGGGAAGAGATGCCGGCTGTAGCCATGACCTCTTCGGAAGTGAGTTATCTGAAGCCGGTATTCCCGGAAGAACGGGTTCGGGTTCTAGCTGACAAACAATACTTCCGGTTTGGAAA includes:
- a CDS encoding FabA/FabZ family ACP-dehydratase yields the protein MALQKIIDLLPYSKPFLFVDGLDRMESDHCEGHFTFPKDSFFYEGHFKDYPVTPGVILTECMAQIGVVCLGIYNLLLEGWEEMPAVAMTSSEVSYLKPVFPEERVRVLADKQYFRFGKIQCDVQCLNAQEELVCKGVISGMIVREHAR